From a region of the Corallococcus coralloides DSM 2259 genome:
- a CDS encoding LVIVD repeat-containing protein yields MALPSRWLLLTASLVLGGCPSSSGDDAGTPPPPVDSGTPDAGTDDAGAPDAGEVWDGGAETLEDPGDVVEQEPYSDCTFTPEPGTTLASCSDPALFDRSMCPSGALDGLGASGAYEVRHLATTSPYQIGFTLRLPSDGGVGQSDGTPLLFQDVGDGEFFFGTQFLRKFPTPSFRHLIFAGCSRPEPDRVNGCFAQCTPEGRVMLKGSFTALRPGWGRGEGEASGLKLVSESAVPLAFPVDIYVTKGHAYVVAIGDNTGDGGLAVYDVKDPAHPVLKKRIQLEGDTYWNGAWAKDNALYIASGDSGVIVYDITNPADPQYVRALPGGALNVHTVHVRGGRLYGMAPSSSSQTLMFDVSSALSPQLLERISVPDESFGGVHDAFAYGDTLYVNHTTDGYIAFDVSDPMRVRELGRYAYGDAFSHANAVGTFAGRTIAFEGGEQLNAHLRVLDVTDPANMRLIGRYALRPEYSIHNMVLVGTKLYIAYYQEGVRVLDVSVPPRPREVAYFNTYQNTPPLRTGSEFFSNAIGIRVPGDGFIYVVDTNRGLLILKEE; encoded by the coding sequence ATGGCCCTTCCCTCCCGTTGGCTGTTGCTCACCGCCTCCCTGGTCCTGGGTGGCTGCCCCTCTTCCTCCGGCGATGACGCCGGGACGCCGCCGCCTCCGGTGGACAGCGGTACTCCCGACGCGGGCACCGACGACGCGGGCGCTCCCGACGCGGGCGAGGTCTGGGACGGCGGCGCGGAGACGCTGGAGGACCCGGGGGACGTGGTGGAGCAGGAGCCGTACTCGGACTGCACCTTCACGCCCGAGCCAGGCACCACCCTCGCTTCGTGCTCGGACCCGGCCCTGTTCGACCGGTCCATGTGCCCATCCGGGGCGCTCGACGGACTGGGGGCTTCGGGCGCGTACGAGGTGCGCCATCTGGCCACCACCAGTCCCTATCAAATCGGTTTCACGCTGCGGCTGCCTTCGGATGGTGGCGTGGGCCAGAGCGATGGCACCCCGCTGCTCTTCCAGGACGTAGGGGACGGGGAGTTCTTCTTCGGGACCCAGTTCCTGCGGAAGTTCCCCACCCCTTCCTTCCGGCACCTCATCTTCGCCGGCTGCTCGCGGCCGGAGCCGGACCGCGTCAACGGTTGCTTCGCGCAGTGCACTCCCGAGGGACGGGTGATGCTCAAGGGCAGCTTCACGGCGCTGCGGCCCGGATGGGGACGGGGCGAGGGGGAGGCCTCGGGCCTGAAGCTCGTCTCCGAGTCCGCCGTCCCACTGGCCTTCCCGGTGGACATCTACGTCACGAAGGGCCACGCGTACGTGGTGGCCATCGGCGACAACACCGGGGACGGAGGCCTGGCTGTCTATGACGTGAAGGACCCCGCCCACCCGGTGCTCAAGAAGCGAATCCAGCTGGAGGGGGATACCTACTGGAATGGTGCCTGGGCGAAGGACAACGCGCTCTACATCGCCAGCGGCGACTCCGGCGTCATCGTCTACGACATCACGAACCCGGCGGATCCGCAGTACGTGCGCGCGCTGCCCGGCGGCGCCCTCAACGTGCACACCGTGCACGTGCGCGGAGGCCGGCTCTACGGCATGGCGCCATCGTCCTCCAGCCAGACGCTCATGTTCGACGTGAGCTCGGCGCTTTCTCCGCAGCTGCTGGAGCGCATCTCGGTTCCGGACGAGAGCTTCGGGGGCGTGCACGACGCCTTCGCGTACGGCGACACCCTCTACGTCAACCACACCACCGACGGTTACATCGCCTTCGACGTGAGTGACCCGATGCGCGTCCGGGAGCTGGGGCGCTACGCCTACGGCGACGCGTTCAGCCACGCGAACGCAGTGGGCACCTTCGCGGGACGCACCATCGCGTTCGAGGGCGGTGAGCAGTTGAACGCGCACCTGCGCGTGCTGGACGTCACCGACCCCGCGAACATGCGGCTCATCGGCCGGTACGCGCTGCGCCCCGAGTACTCCATCCACAACATGGTGCTGGTGGGCACGAAGCTCTACATCGCGTACTACCAGGAGGGCGTGCGCGTGCTGGACGTGTCCGTGCCGCCCCGGCCGCGCGAGGTGGCGTACTTCAACACGTACCAGAACACCCCGCCGCTCCGGACAGGCTCCGAGTTCTTCTCGAATGCCATTGGCATCCGCGTGCCGGGGGACGGGTTCATCTACGTGGTGGACACGAACCGGGGCCTGCTCATCCTCAAGGAGGAGTGA